In Perognathus longimembris pacificus isolate PPM17 chromosome 23, ASM2315922v1, whole genome shotgun sequence, a single genomic region encodes these proteins:
- the Npw gene encoding neuropeptide W, translated as MHSSSQWSLKSSSSQRPIQRELLAAGPPSSLPIHPSPSAFPEPPQLLWGREGRGYATATVNSRTTGVATLLLPVLLPDPAAQIQTARFQALPAGGHPRRSALAPILGVRGPWPGAPRSRLLLALLLLLLLLLPGHTGAWYKHVASPRYHTVGRAAGLLMGLRRSPYMWRRELRQATGPLAWDTLATVPAARSALPLLPSRAQELWEARRRRSGAELAVLASRSPHTPERRRELWQAGPLPRDLDEVGQSPRRGIHRPALVPAQSAFARPLSDSGTALKASSTCSTPVPDPGASASRMHSAPLPPSPTAWSINSASFSLPRVTLFLCTLGLASGPT; from the exons ATGCACTCCTCCTCCCAATGGAGCCTTAAGAGCAGTTCTAGCCAGAGGCCCATTCAGCGAGAGCTTCTAGCAGCTGGacccccctcttctctccccatccATCCTTCTCCCTCCGCCTTCCCAGAGCCCCCGCAGTTGctgtgggggcgggaggggcggggctatGCAACTGCAACTGTTAATAGTCGGACCACGGGGGTCGCCACTCTCCTCCTGCCTGTCCTCCTGCCTGACCCAGCCGCACAGATCCAGACGGCCCGGTTCCAGGCCCTCCCCGCCGGGGGCCATCCAAGAAGAAGCGCCCTGGCGCCCATCCTGGGAGTGCGGGGCCCCTGGCCGGGGGCTCCTAGGAGCCGGCTGCTGCtggccctgctgctgctgctgctgctcttgctGCCTGGGCACACCGGAGCCTGGTACAAGCACGTGGCGAGTCCCCGCTACCACACCGTGGGCCGTGCCGCCGGCTTGCTGATGGGGCTGCGCCGATCCCCTTACATGTGGCGCCGAGAGCTGCGCCAGGCCACCGGGCCCCTGGCTTGGGACACCTTGGCCACGGTGCCCGCCGCTCGCAGCgctcttcctctgcttccttcccgGGCGCAGGAGTTGTGGGAGGCGCGACGCCGGCGCTCCGGGGCAGAGCTCGCTGTCCTTGCGTCCCGGAGCCCGCACACCCCAGAGCGCAGGCGGGAGCTGTGGCAGGCAGGGCCCCTGCCCAGGGATCTCGACGAGGTTGGCCAG AGCCCTCGGAGAGGCATCCACCGGCCAGCCCTGGTTCCTGCTCAAAGTGCCTTCGCCCGCCCCCTTTCAGACTCCGGGACTGCCCTGAAAGCATCCTCAACCTGCAGCACCCCGGTGCCTGACCCCGGAGCCTCGGCTTCCAGGATGCACAGCGCacccctcccacccagccccacAGCCTGGTCAATAAACTCAGCCTCATTCTCGCTCCCCCGCGTGACCCTTTTCCTGTGTACTTTGGGTCTAGCTTCAGGGCCCACGTAA